The Pigmentiphaga aceris DNA segment GGTGTCGATCTCTTCGACCAAGCGAAGGTCGATGTCCAGCGCCTGTGCGTCAGCAATTGCCGCCAGCACGGTGTCCTTGAGCTCTGCGGCCCGATAAATCGTCATCTCGCCCTCGATGGGCAAGGATGCACACGTGTCCACTATGGCTCTCCGTACATGAATGCTGTCGTCCAGGCGAGGGAACGCCTGAGATGGGTGCGCTTACAGACCTGCCAGCGCCACGCGCCGGTATTTCCCGATCAGGGAAGGACGAGCTTTTCCACAGCGGCCAGCAGTTGAGCGGGCTGGAAAGGCTTGACGATCCATGCCTTGGCACCCGCTTGCTGGCCTTCCCGCTTCTTTTCTTCCTGGCTTTCCGTGGTCAGCATCACGACTGGCGTGAACTTGTAGGCCGGCAGTTGCTTGACTGCCTTGACGAAGCTGATGCCGTCCATGTTGGGCATGTTCACGTCGCTGATGATCAGGTGAACGCGCTGACCCGTCAGCTTGCTGAGCCCGACTGCGCCATCGCTGCCCTCGATCACGTCGTAACCGGCGCCGCGCAAGGTGATGCCGACGACCTGTCGAACCGATGCCGAGTCATCGACGATCAAGATAGTTTTTGCCATGTCCGTTCCAAAAAAATACTTGCGGCATCCCACCCGCGCCACCAGTCTGGCTATAGCCAGACTTGGCGACTTGAGCTGCTG contains these protein-coding regions:
- a CDS encoding response regulator encodes the protein MAKTILIVDDSASVRQVVGITLRGAGYDVIEGSDGAVGLSKLTGQRVHLIISDVNMPNMDGISFVKAVKQLPAYKFTPVVMLTTESQEEKKREGQQAGAKAWIVKPFQPAQLLAAVEKLVLP